The window GGATGAGATTTTACGAAGGAAAAACATAATTAGAATAGAACAAGCATGATCATATATCTTCTAATGTATTCATCACAATTTTCACTATTTACTACCGATAATGGCTGTAATAGCTTTTAAAGAATAGCGTATCAATACAGTGGAACAGAGGAAATCTTACATTTCACGCGTATGGTCAAGTAGAGGCAGCTAGAGGCTGGTCCATGACTAGTTCAGACCAAGCTGGACCCTCTAGGTTTATGGATGGGATGGTCCATGCAAGACCAATATTTCTAGATTATTATTTCAAATACCTAatcttaagaaaaaaaaaaaaaaaaaaattaaaaaaaaaaagcagaatTAATCAAGCTTCGCCTAAAGCGGGCTCATCAAATGCACTACATGAGAGCTGGCCTAAGCTGATTCAAATTTGGGCAGGACCATGTCTGGCTGATCCTAAAAGGGTGGGTCAGTCATAACTCACAAACCAGCACACTAGCTACctctatttttgatttttgaattttccCGTACCATATAGAAAGGAGAGAAAACCAACTAACTCTGTCAAATAAATTGATAGAAAAAGAACAGATGCAGGACAACCCTTTGAGCTAACTCATGTAATCACACCAAGATACCATCTTTTAAGCTCCGAATTGTCTTGACCACTGGATAATAACCTGGAATGTGCGGGGCTTCAATCATGAGTCAGGACTTGTATAAATCTCAAGTTAGCACAGCATCTGGTGTTATGCGCTTCCAAATCGAAAAATCCTTGTTTGCAAACCTTCAGCAGTTCTCCAAATCTAAATTAAGTTGTACCACGTCAAATCTCAAAATCGAGCACACACTGACCAAGCTTCTCAGCAGCTTTTATAGAATTCAAAATGGGTATATTGTCTAATTTTGAAGATGTGGATTCTGAAAGTGTGTTTTCAAGATCTCCGTGATTCACAGGAACTAGTTCTTCTGATTCTTTTTTGCTAGTAGAAGCTACAGAAGACTTCACCTGATGTGAATGACGCGAATTTGAGCTTCCATGTTGCCGTTCATCTTTTATATCCCCTTCTGAATCTGATTCAATCAAGTTCTGTAAATGTTTTATGGAATATGCAGTCTATGCTATACAAACATGTCAAAGGAATATGAATATATGGCATTACCTTCTTCTGAATCTGTCCCGTCTATGTGATTATGGTTCTTGATAAGGGATTTGGGACGTGTAACACACAACCATATCCTCTCCTCTTCAGATTGGTGTTCCGAAAAGATAGGAATATGCCAGTGGCCCCTCGCTGATTCCTGTTAAGAACCAAATGTCATACAACTACAAGATTATATTGCATTTGAATGTCTGAAAGACAAATTCTAAGTGCTGGGTGTCATACCTGGATGACAACAGAACATGGAGGTGGCATATGAAAGACAGGACCAAGTTCTGAGAAGCTAAACCGAACCTTCAAAACAGAATTACAGTGCCTCAATACGCAAGGCCATATTATGAAAGGAGTAAGACAAAACATAAAGGTATTTATCTTGAACTCTAGATGGGTTCAAAGAATGAGGGAATGGGAATTAGACTAGAGTGCCtactaataaaatttaaaagcgGAAGATATCTAACTTACACGAAACAAAATTTGGTTCCGTATGAGAAACAAAACTAGAAACAAGAAACATTGATTTAGTGTTTCAAAAACATAGGAAACGAAATTTTGATCAAGTAGAAGCTAAGGTAGGGCCATGATGTTATTAAAATACATTGATCATAAGTAGAATCATATGAAGTTTCTAGTGAAAACTGCtacattatttttctttgtaaTGTTGACAATCTATATTTTTTCTGACAGCAAGTCAGGTATTAATTGTGTCAGGTTGAAATTGAATAAACTAAAGAGagggaaaaattgacaaaacatATACACCCTCCATTTTTGCCTAcaattcacttatcactcttaatttgtattttattcttaatctataagttaaaacctAGTCAATAGgcatcttgtttgattcgtttcaatgtaaggattattaatatcaacttttcataatttttagttatgtacaattagagatattaagggttgAATGTTGACTCGCCAAGTGTGAAAAAGGTAAATGGAACTTGTAGgcgaataggagggagtactaaaagaaatatctttTACTCCTATTATTCTGATGAAACAATTTCCTTAAAGTCTAAATTCTAAATTTATTGTACGTGTCCATTCTCGATGGAGTCAAAGGTTTATAGTTTTTTGGTTTCAGATTATAATGGGCTAGAGTAAGATGTTTccttaaatcatgtgcacttattatttatgtgaagttgagGATGATGTTTTCTAACAAAAGTCAATCAAAACAACCTCGGTTAACTTTGCATACATCCAACCCCTCCACCCGAACACCCCCTTAACTGGGAGCCAATTAATAGATTGGGGTAACGGGAGGTTGTAATGACTTTCTCTATGgataaaaaataaaggaaacaGTTTCACTCCTATAAAACGGAACAACACACTAGAAGCAATTCTCTGGAATGATTTATTGAGTTCATAAAGCTTAGCTCACCTGGTGCCTTTCTTTCCATTTTGGAAAAAAATCATTTCCAAGGAGTTGAAATGTATGATCTCTCATCTCATCGTTAGTCACAAGTAGACACTTAAACTTTATAGAGGCATACAACCAGTACCTGAAACCAGTCGCCATCCAAATAAAAGTCATTAATAACTGAAAGTAAACTTATATCTACCAACACCTTAAATTTGGAATTCTAGTTAGCAATATAGATACAAATTATGCTATCAGGAACCATTAACTCACCAATCATCATTTGATCCAGTTGGTGTTGCATAAAGCGCATCAGCATTTCTCCACTTTTCTACTAAGTCTTTATCTATCGGCTTGTCTAGCTTGCCTCCAGTAACTCGCCTATTGTGCAAAATGATAAGCGGCCATTTCATTGAAGGAAGCATTTCGCGAATACCATTGACAACAACATTGACCTGCAAACATCATAACGCAGGTaagaaaatgaaacatttgGCAGTGAAAAGGAAATTTCAAAGAAATACATGCCTTTGAGGGTTTAAACTTCCGCTGACTGAATAGACCAACATTAGCGGCATCTACAACAGCTTCAAATGGACCATAATAGTCTAACCACCTCTGCCAAATATATTTTCTATCAAGAAGATTGGATACAAAACATttgacgaatgaacaaagaattgCAAAGAATCTCATACTTGAAACTTCTGAAAGCTTGAGTTCTTGTCTCTCTTTATTGCTATTGCTGCAACCGATTCAGCAAATCTCTCCGTTTCTTCGGGATCCAAGTCAATCAAGGCCAACTTTTCCCCACAACATTTACATAAACCATCACGAGTAATTGTAGTTCGTGAGACGCTCCATTTTCCTCTACCTAACCATCCCTTTCCATGCCACCCACCACCAACTTTTTCCATCGTTTGAGCAATGACATCGTGATCCCATTTTCGTTTCCCAATTCTTGATGATGCTTTGCTTTTAAACCACTTTTCAATCAACTCAGCAGTAGCAGGTGAGACAGACCTCACATTTGTTCTAAGTTTTTGCAACACATAATAAACTCGATCACTTTTACCAGTTTCAACACTTACTCTTAAAAGCGCCTCCAATTCAGGTTCTTCGGGATAAACACCGTTCTCCAACATGTGCTCTTCAACAGCAAAGGCTTTATCGATTTTCCCATTGCTGGAGAAAACTGATAAAGCAGGACCATAAGACCTCAACTTCGGACTTAACCCCATTGATTTCATTTGCTTTACCATATCAAAAGCCTTATCACCATCTCCCATAGCCATTGCCATTCTAGCAACTGAAGTTAAGGCAGCCTCATTCATTTGAACCTTATCCAAGCACATTCTTTCATAAACTTCGAACCCTTTTTCAAGGGCATACTTCTTTACATCATCACTAACCCTAATCTCATTTACCTCTAATTTTAGAGTTTCATCTTTCCTACCCTGAATTTTAAAAGATTTATCATCATCCTCATAATCATCTTCCTCATCGGATTCATTTTCCTCGTCCGAGTTTTTCTGTGCAATTGTATCTAAACTCCTACTATCCTTACCACTTTTTGCGGGTCGAATAACCCCCATTGCAGCAGAAGAACACAAATACAAAAGCACAGTATAAGGGTATTGCCCCATCCTCACACCTTGCTTAACAGCCGAATCATACCGTGATATGGCACCCATAACATCCCCCTTTTTAGAACACATATCCAATCCAACCCTCAGCTCAAATTCAGGTGAATTTACCTTATTCTTCTTAGACTTCTCCTTCTTCTTTACCTTCCCTTTAGAATTACCACCTTCTTTAATGAATTCTGTACTTACATTTCCATCAACAATCTTTGAATTCGATTCTTTAACCCATTTAGAAGAAATCAGCTCACCCTTTTTAGCATCATGCCTAATATCCTTTAACTCTCTCCTAACATTCCCATTACTATTTATAGCAACTTTCCCCAAAACTCCCTCCATTTTTCTCTCTTCCCTTCTATAAACCGTCTTAGCTGAAGAATTTTCAGACCCTTTCTCACTTCTTTtcccaaaattaattttttcatcgcAATTCCTACTTTTTCTACTGTTCTTTGAAAACCCACCTCCATTCTTCCTATCTACAATCCTCTCTTCGTCAAATTTAGAAGAGGATGAATACCCAGCACCCAAATTTTCAGTAAAACGTCGAAATTTAACAGTATTGGTTGAGGAATTATAGTCTAAGCTAGAAAAAATTCTACTTTTGACAGGGCTAATAGCAGTTACAGGTGTTATAACCAAAATGAAAGGAGCGAACTTTAATGCAATGGGGCGTTTGGAAGATGAAAATGTAAAAGAATTGGGAAGAGGAGAAATTGTAGAAATTGAGAAACACTTACAGAAAGAAGAAGAGATGATTTCCCGCCGTTGCAGAGTGTTGGAGGTAAAGGAAGAAGCCATTTGTGGCCGTTAATTCATCTTGCAGTTTGAGATGAGTTTGtataaacaaattaataaaagtcaaaaattaaaaactattttGCGAGAATATTTGAGTTTTGTCTATAATTACGTATCATTGGAGGTGCGCAAACGGATGTTCGTATCGTTTGGAAGGGTAACAATCAATTTAAGTTGAATTTGAGTCGGtttcaaattgattaatattttatttggtttaATTTCAATTTATGAGTTTATTTGGTTTGGATATTATTAAGTTATAAATCATTAAGTTTGTGTTGATATCGGTTTAGATTCCATAAAGTAGACATCGATCATAAAATGGGTTTAGTTAAGATCGACGGTTAATATTGGGTTGAATCAGATATATGACAGGTTAGGTTTGTTTTGAGTCGATGAAATCGGTTAACTTCAATTTGGATGAAATTGATTCTGATTGATATAAATATTGATTCGAGTCAATCTCAATAAAATTGAATCTCAAGTTcaggtttctttttttttttttttttttgaagtgaatATGGACAATATATTGAATCGAGATTAACCAAAGTAACAAGACTTTGTAGGAAAGGATGcgtaaaaataaaatcaccCATCATATCCAAGTTACAACGAGCAACAAGATGTGCTACCGTATTGCTATTTCTACCTACAAGATTACACTTAAACCCAACAAAAGAAGTTTTAAGAGCATTAATTCTATCAAAAAGGAGGAAAGTTGGGGTTAAAACCTTAGCATAATTGCATATTCCATTATAGATGGTAGCATTATCCCCTTCGAGAATAATATGAGTATCCCAAGCGAACAACCATCTCAACGTCATACCCAACAACTTCGAGCTTATACAACTCTGGTGACCGATAACCTTTAACTCTACGAACACTAGCCATTAGCAGCTTCGAGCTCACGCCCTAGATTGAATTttatttctctaataaacattTGTCGTTAATACATTCATGTGCtaaattgagaaaattgtatATTTAAACTG of the Amaranthus tricolor cultivar Red isolate AtriRed21 chromosome 6, ASM2621246v1, whole genome shotgun sequence genome contains:
- the LOC130814972 gene encoding proteinaceous RNase P 1, chloroplastic/mitochondrial-like isoform X3, producing MASSFTSNTLQRREIISSSFCKCFSISTISPLPNSFTFSSSKRPIALKFAPFILVITPVTAISPVKSRIFSSLDYNSSTNTVKFRRFTENLGAGYSSSSKFDEERIVDRKNGGGFSKNSRKSRNCDEKINFGKRSEKGSENSSAKTVYRREERKMEGVLGKVAINSNGNVRRELKDIRHDAKKGELISSKWVKESNSKIVDGNVSTEFIKEGGNSKGKVKKKEKSKKNKVNSPEFELRVGLDMCSKKGDVMGAISRYDSAVKQGVRMGQYPYTVLLYLCSSAAMGVIRPAKSGKDSRSLDTIAQKNSDEENESDEEDDYEDDDKSFKIQGRKDETLKLEVNEIRVSDDVKKYALEKGFEVYERMCLDKVQMNEAALTSVARMAMAMGDGDKAFDMVKQMKSMGLSPKLRSYGPALSVFSSNGKIDKAFAVEEHMLENGVYPEEPELEALLRVSVETGKSDRVYYVLQKLRTNVRSVSPATAELIEKWFKSKASSRIGKRKWDHDVIAQTMEKVGGGWHGKGWLGRGKWSVSRTTITRDGLCKCCGEKLALIDLDPEETERFAESVAAIAIKRDKNSSFQKFQRWLDYYGPFEAVVDAANVGLFSQRKFKPSKVNVVVNGIREMLPSMKWPLIILHNRRVTGGKLDKPIDKDLVEKWRNADALYATPTGSNDDWYWLYASIKFKCLLVTNDEMRDHTFQLLGNDFFPKWKERHQVRFSFSELGPVFHMPPPCSVVIQESARGHWHIPIFSEHQSEEERIWLCVTRPKSLIKNHNHIDGTDSEEELD
- the LOC130814972 gene encoding proteinaceous RNase P 1, chloroplastic/mitochondrial-like isoform X2 codes for the protein MASSFTSNTLQRREIISSSFCKCFSISTISPLPNSFTFSSSKRPIALKFAPFILVITPVTAISPVKSRIFSSLDYNSSTNTVKFRRFTENLGAGYSSSSKFDEERIVDRKNGGGFSKNSRKSRNCDEKINFGKRSEKGSENSSAKTVYRREERKMEGVLGKVAINSNGNVRRELKDIRHDAKKGELISSKWVKESNSKIVDGNVSTEFIKEGGNSKGKVKKKEKSKKNKVNSPEFELRVGLDMCSKKGDVMGAISRYDSAVKQGVRMGQYPYTVLLYLCSSAAMGVIRPAKSGKDSRSLDTIAQKNSDEENESDEEDDYEDDDKSFKIQGRKDETLKLEVNEIRVSDDVKKYALEKGFEVYERMCLDKVQMNEAALTSVARMAMAMGDGDKAFDMVKQMKSMGLSPKLRSYGPALSVFSSNGKIDKAFAVEEHMLENGVYPEEPELEALLRVSVETGKSDRVYYVLQKLRTNVRSVSPATAELIEKWFKSKASSRIGKRKWDHDVIAQTMEKVGGGWHGKGWLGRGKWSVSRTTITRDGLCKCCGEKLALIDLDPEETERFAESVAAIAIKRDKNSSFQKFQRWLDYYGPFEAVVDAANVGLFSQRKFKPSKVNVVVNGIREMLPSMKWPLIILHNRRVTGGKLDKPIDKDLVEKWRNADALYATPTGSNDDWYWLYASIKFKCLLVTNDEMRDHTFQLLGNDFFPKWKERHQVRFSFSELGPVFHMPPPCSVVIQESARGHWHIPIFSEHQSEEERIWLCVTRPKSLIKNHNHIDGTDSEEDSEGDIKDERQHGSSNSRHSHQIWRTAEGLQTRIFRFGSA
- the LOC130814972 gene encoding proteinaceous RNase P 2-like isoform X1, which produces MASSFTSNTLQRREIISSSFCKCFSISTISPLPNSFTFSSSKRPIALKFAPFILVITPVTAISPVKSRIFSSLDYNSSTNTVKFRRFTENLGAGYSSSSKFDEERIVDRKNGGGFSKNSRKSRNCDEKINFGKRSEKGSENSSAKTVYRREERKMEGVLGKVAINSNGNVRRELKDIRHDAKKGELISSKWVKESNSKIVDGNVSTEFIKEGGNSKGKVKKKEKSKKNKVNSPEFELRVGLDMCSKKGDVMGAISRYDSAVKQGVRMGQYPYTVLLYLCSSAAMGVIRPAKSGKDSRSLDTIAQKNSDEENESDEEDDYEDDDKSFKIQGRKDETLKLEVNEIRVSDDVKKYALEKGFEVYERMCLDKVQMNEAALTSVARMAMAMGDGDKAFDMVKQMKSMGLSPKLRSYGPALSVFSSNGKIDKAFAVEEHMLENGVYPEEPELEALLRVSVETGKSDRVYYVLQKLRTNVRSVSPATAELIEKWFKSKASSRIGKRKWDHDVIAQTMEKVGGGWHGKGWLGRGKWSVSRTTITRDGLCKCCGEKLALIDLDPEETERFAESVAAIAIKRDKNSSFQKFQRWLDYYGPFEAVVDAANVGLFSQRKFKPSKVNVVVNGIREMLPSMKWPLIILHNRRVTGGKLDKPIDKDLVEKWRNADALYATPTGSNDDWYWLYASIKFKCLLVTNDEMRDHTFQLLGNDFFPKWKERHQVRFSFSELGPVFHMPPPCSVVIQESARGHWHIPIFSEHQSEEERIWLCVTRPKSLIKNHNHIDGTDSEEDSEGDIKDERQHGSSNSRHSHQVKSSVASTSKKESEELVPVNHGDLENTLSESTSSKLDNIPILNSIKAAEKLGQCVLDFEI